Genomic window (Rubrobacter naiadicus):
CGGCAAAGATGGCCACCCCTCCGACGGCGAAGATCAGCCGCCAGGAAGCAAACCCGGCGATGAGGCCGCCGAGGCCGAGGCCGAGGGCGGTCCCGATCCCGAACCCCCCGGTCAGCGCCCCGATCGCCGTGCCCAGGCGGTCCGCGGGCAGCACATCGCGCACCAGAGCGAAGGTCAGGGGGAAGACCGCTCCACCTATCCCCTGCAACCCGCGGAAGAAGACGAGGACGGCGATGTCCGGCGAGAGCGCCGCGCCCACCGATCCCACCAGAAAGACCCCCAGCGCCCACAGGAGCATCCGCCTGCGCCCGCGACGGTCGCCGAGCCTGCCCACGAAAGGCGTGGCGGCGGAGGAGACGATCAGGTACCCCGAGAGCAGCCACGCGCTCCACTCGGGGGTGGAGCCGAAGTCCCGCTCGATGGTCGGGATGGCCGGGATCACCGCCGTCTGCTGGAAGGCGAAGGCGATGTCCGCGACGAGGAGCGCGACGAAGACGGCCCGGTAGCCACGTGGGCCGTCTTCGTGTTTCGTTCGAGGTCTCTCGTTCAAGCCATGGACTCCTGATGGATCTCGCAAACCGGCAACAAGCCCTCTTGGTGATGTTCTAGCACCACGCACGCCGCCCGGCCTCCACGAGGCGTTATCCTTTGTGTGTATGGTGCGGGAGAGGAAGACATGAAGATCCTTGCGGTCAGCGACGAGGTGGAGCGGGTGCTCTACGGGCCCGCGCTCGAGTCCTACGCCGGGGGGGTGGAGGCGGTCGTCTCCTGCGGAGACCTCCCCTTCGACTACCTCGAGTACCTCGTCACGGTCCTCGGCGTGCCCCTCTTCTACGTCCTCGGCAACCACGATCCCGCTCCTGAGAACGGGAAGCACCCCGGCGGGTGCACCCCACTCGACGGGCGCATCGAGGAGCTCGGCGGGCACGCCCTCGCCGGCCTCTCGGGCTCCCACCTCTACTCGGACGGTCCCAACCAGTACACCGAGCGCCAGATGCGCCGCCGCGCCCGACGCCTCTCTTCACACATAAGGAGGCGCACGCTGTTCGGCAGACCCGCCCCCGACATCTTCGTCTCCCACGCGCCGCCCTTCGGCCTCGGAGACAGGGAGGACGTCTGCCACACCGGCTTCGAATCGTACCTCAAGCTCATAGACCGGCACCACCCGTCCCTCTGGCTGCACGGCCACGTCCACCTCTACGGCCCGGAGCCGGAGCGTGTAACGAAGAGGGGCTCGACCAGGGTGGTGAACGTCTTCGGACACCGCATCCTCGAAGTTTGAGATACGCACCATGAACCACCTTGTAACCGGTGCCGGCCCGGTATAAATTCTCGTTCGTGGCCAGCGATCTCATCGGCTCCGGAGCCCAGGCAGACCGGGACTTCAGCGTGGCGCGCAGGAAGGCCTTCCTGCGCAGGCTAGGTGCCTTCCTGCGCAACGACCCGGCCTCGAACCAGCTCCTCTCCTTCGAGGAGGTGAAAAAAGCGCTCGGGGCCGTCGAGCAGGTCTACCTCGGGATGCGGGTCGTCCCGGTCGACAAGATCGTCGGCAGCGTCGGGCGCCACCGCGACTTCGACCGGGCCTTCCTGCCATCCAAACGCGACCTCGGGGTGCGCTGGAAGAGGATCGACCAGCTCATGCACCGCGCGGAGGAGCTGCCCCCCATAAGCCTCTACAAGATCGGGGACGCCTACTTCGTGCAGGACGGCAACCACCGGGTCTCGGTCGCCCGCATGCAGGGGGTCGAGATGATCGACGCCGAGGTGACCGAGCTGCGCACCCGCGTCCCTATAGACGCGAGCATCACCCCCGCGGAGCTTTTGCACAAGCTCGAGCAGCGCAGGTTGCTCGAACGCCTCCCGATGGACCGCGTCCTGCCGGAGATAGAGGTGCGCTTCTCGGACGTCGGGGACTACCGGCGGCTGGCCTCCTACATCGAGGCCCACGGCTTCAGGCTCTCCCAGCTCTGGCGCCGCTACGTCTCTCCCGAGGAGGTCCTGCGCGACTGGTACGAGTACTCCTACCGCCCGATAGTCGAGATGATCCGGGAGGAGAGGGTGCTAGACGCCTTCCCCGGCCGCACCGAGCTCGACCTCTACCTCTGGATCGTCGAGCACCGGGAGCGGCTCGCGCTCGAGACCCGCGACGACTCGGTGAGCCCCTCCGACGCGAAGGAGGATCTCCTCCGCCGCGAGCGCAGGACCCTCCGCCTGCCCCTGCTGCACCGGGACGGCGACCACTGAGGTGAACCTTCGCAGGGAGGGCGGAGCTTGCACCAGGACGCTGATGCGATAGTCGTCGGGGCGGGGCTCGCGGGGCTGGTCGCCGCCTGCGAGCTCGCCGGGGCCGGAAGGCGCGTGATCCTGCTCGACCAGGAACCCGAACGGTCGCTCGGCGGGCAGGCGTACTGGTCCTTCGGCGGGCTCTTCCTCGTCGACTCCCCCGAGCAGCGACGGTTCGGGATAAGGGACTCGGTGGAGCTCGCGCTCCAGGACTGGATGGGAACCGCTGGCTTCGACCGCGAGGAGGACCGCTGGGCGCGCCGGTGGGCCGAGGCCTACGTGGAGTTCGCCGCGGGCGAGAAGCGCTCCTGGCTCCGGAGCCTCGGGGTCGGCTTCTTCCCGATAGTCGGCTGGGCCGAGCGCGGGGGCCGCGGGGCCTCCGGGCCGGGCAACTCGGTCCCGAGGTTCCACATCGTGTGGGGCACAGGCCCCGGTCTCCTCGAACCCTTCGTCGAGAGGCTCCGCGCGGCCGAGAGGCGGGGCAGGGTCTCGCTCCGCTTCAGACACCGGGTCACGGCGCTCGAGGCGGAGGGCGGACACGTCTGCGGCGTGCACGGTGAGATCCTCGAACCTGGCGGCGCGGAGCGCGGGAGAGCGAGCTCGCGCCGGGTGGTCGGGGAGTTCTCGCTCCGGGCTCAGGCCGTCATCGTCGCCTCCGGCGGGCTCGGCGGCAACCACGGGCTGGTGCGCAGAAACTGGCCCGGATGGCTCGGACGACCACCGCGACGGATGCTCTGCGGGGTTCCGGCCCACGTCGACGGCGGGATGCTCGAGGTCGCGGCGAGAGCCGGGGCCCACCTCACGAACCTCGACCGCATGTGGCACTACACCGAGGGGATCGAGTACCCGGACCCGATCTGGGAGAACCACGGCATACGCATCCTCCCCGGCCCCTCCTCGCTGTGGCTCGACGCCCGCGGCCGCCGGCTGCCGCCCCCCCTCTTCCCCGGCTTCGACACCCTGGGCACCCTCCGGCACATCCTGCAGACCGGATACGACCACACCTGGTTCGTGCTCACGCGCCGGATACTCGAGAAGGAGTTCGCCCTCTCCGGCTCGGACCAGAACCCGGACCTAACCGCAAGGAGCGTCCCCCGGGTGCTCGGGCGGCTGCTTCCGGGCGCGCCGGCCCCGGTAAAGGGGTTCGTGCGCGCGGGCCGGGACTTCGTCACCGCCCGCACCGTCCCCGAGCTCGCGCGGAGGATGAACGCCCTCACAGGCGGCGACCCACCCCTCGATCCGGCGCTGCTGAAGGAGGAGATCGTCGCCCGCGACCGCGAGCTCGCGAACCCGTTCGGCAAGGACCTGCAGGTGGCGGCGATCCGGGAGGCCCGCCGCTACGCGGGCGACAGGCTCATCCGGGCCGCAAGGCCCCACCGGTTGCTCGATCCCGGCGCCGGTCCGCTCGTCGCGGTGCGGCTGCGCATCCTGACCCGCAAGACCCTCGGCGGCATACAGACCGACCTCTCCTCGCGGGCGCTCGGGGCCGACGGCACACCCATCCCGGGCCTCTACGCCGCCGGGGAGGCGGCAGGCTTCGGGGGTGGGGGGATGCACGGCTACCGCTCGCTCGAGGGGACCTTCCTGGGCGGATGCCTGTTCTCCGGCAGGGCGGCCGGACGGGCCGCCGCTTCGGACATC
Coding sequences:
- a CDS encoding metallophosphoesterase family protein — encoded protein: MKILAVSDEVERVLYGPALESYAGGVEAVVSCGDLPFDYLEYLVTVLGVPLFYVLGNHDPAPENGKHPGGCTPLDGRIEELGGHALAGLSGSHLYSDGPNQYTERQMRRRARRLSSHIRRRTLFGRPAPDIFVSHAPPFGLGDREDVCHTGFESYLKLIDRHHPSLWLHGHVHLYGPEPERVTKRGSTRVVNVFGHRILEV
- a CDS encoding FAD-binding dehydrogenase → MHQDADAIVVGAGLAGLVAACELAGAGRRVILLDQEPERSLGGQAYWSFGGLFLVDSPEQRRFGIRDSVELALQDWMGTAGFDREEDRWARRWAEAYVEFAAGEKRSWLRSLGVGFFPIVGWAERGGRGASGPGNSVPRFHIVWGTGPGLLEPFVERLRAAERRGRVSLRFRHRVTALEAEGGHVCGVHGEILEPGGAERGRASSRRVVGEFSLRAQAVIVASGGLGGNHGLVRRNWPGWLGRPPRRMLCGVPAHVDGGMLEVAARAGAHLTNLDRMWHYTEGIEYPDPIWENHGIRILPGPSSLWLDARGRRLPPPLFPGFDTLGTLRHILQTGYDHTWFVLTRRILEKEFALSGSDQNPDLTARSVPRVLGRLLPGAPAPVKGFVRAGRDFVTARTVPELARRMNALTGGDPPLDPALLKEEIVARDRELANPFGKDLQVAAIREARRYAGDRLIRAARPHRLLDPGAGPLVAVRLRILTRKTLGGIQTDLSSRALGADGTPIPGLYAAGEAAGFGGGGMHGYRSLEGTFLGGCLFSGRAAGRAAASDIL